The following are encoded together in the Pontibacter liquoris genome:
- a CDS encoding alpha/beta hydrolase, which yields MKKQLLLAFLVLVPVLLFAQTGKVLDNLSLKSKILKANRKYAIYLPPDYETSQRSYPVLYLLHGAGDDQTGWVQFGEVLHIADKAIKNGTATPMIIVMPDANTGQRGYFNSETGDWRYEDFFFEEFMPFIEKTYRIKADKRNRAIAGLSMGGGGSFMYALRHPDLFSSACPLSAATGPLTPEEAKPFIERIGNKTVTASAAQLEAYYKNNSVLQLLNTVPAEQVKSVKWYIDCGDDDFLYEGNSLVHIAMRKKEIPHEFRVRDGGHTWTYWRQSLPKVLSFVSDTFHQH from the coding sequence ATGAAAAAACAACTCCTTCTGGCTTTTTTGGTTCTGGTGCCTGTGCTGCTGTTTGCGCAAACGGGCAAGGTCCTAGATAACCTGTCGCTGAAAAGCAAGATCCTGAAAGCAAACCGCAAGTATGCCATTTATCTGCCCCCGGATTATGAGACCTCCCAGCGCAGCTACCCGGTGTTATACCTGTTACACGGCGCCGGCGACGACCAGACCGGCTGGGTGCAGTTCGGGGAGGTGCTGCATATTGCCGACAAAGCCATTAAGAACGGCACGGCCACGCCCATGATCATTGTAATGCCGGATGCCAATACCGGCCAGCGGGGCTACTTTAATAGCGAAACCGGCGACTGGCGCTACGAGGATTTCTTTTTTGAAGAGTTTATGCCTTTCATCGAGAAGACCTACCGGATCAAAGCCGATAAAAGGAACCGCGCCATTGCCGGCCTTTCTATGGGTGGTGGCGGCTCGTTTATGTATGCACTGCGCCACCCCGACCTGTTCTCCTCGGCTTGTCCGCTGAGCGCCGCCACCGGGCCGCTTACCCCGGAAGAAGCAAAGCCTTTTATTGAGCGAATCGGCAACAAAACGGTAACCGCATCCGCCGCTCAACTGGAGGCCTATTACAAAAATAACAGCGTACTGCAGCTGCTCAACACCGTGCCGGCAGAACAGGTTAAATCTGTGAAGTGGTATATCGACTGCGGTGATGATGATTTCCTGTATGAAGGCAATTCGCTGGTGCACATTGCCATGCGCAAAAAGGAAATTCCGCATGAGTTCCGGGTGCGGGACGGCGGCCATACCTGGACCTATTGGCGGCAGTCGCTGCCCAAAGTGCTTTCGTTCGTGTCCGATACCTTCCATCAGCACTAA
- a CDS encoding 5-formyltetrahydrofolate cyclo-ligase: MRKAELRSLMLQQRRALPVAEVQERSRRIADQFFAYFPLQPGQTVHVFLPILKNNEVNTWPIIERLRLEHPEVRVAVPVTDVAQNILTHHHLTDEAVLVENNWGIPEPQNAHIIHAHEVDVVLLPLLAFDESGQRVGYGKGFYDRFLADCRSDVQKIGLSLAPPVASIDDPNPFDVPLDAVVMPDGVWEQR; the protein is encoded by the coding sequence ATGCGGAAAGCGGAGTTACGCAGCCTGATGTTGCAGCAGCGGCGCGCGCTTCCGGTAGCGGAGGTGCAGGAGCGCAGCCGGCGCATTGCCGATCAGTTTTTTGCGTACTTTCCACTGCAACCCGGCCAGACGGTGCATGTGTTTCTGCCCATCCTCAAAAACAACGAGGTAAATACCTGGCCCATTATTGAGCGGCTGCGCCTGGAGCACCCCGAAGTGCGCGTAGCGGTGCCCGTAACGGATGTGGCCCAGAACATCCTTACCCACCACCACCTCACCGACGAAGCCGTGCTGGTAGAGAACAACTGGGGCATACCCGAGCCGCAGAATGCCCACATCATTCATGCCCATGAGGTGGATGTGGTGCTGCTACCGCTGCTGGCCTTTGACGAAAGCGGCCAGCGCGTAGGCTATGGCAAAGGCTTCTACGACCGATTCCTGGCCGACTGCCGCTCCGATGTGCAAAAGATCGGCCTCTCACTAGCCCCGCCTGTGGCAAGTATAGACGACCCCAATCCCTTTGATGTGCCGCTGGATGCCGTGGTGATGCCCGATGGCGTCTGGGAGCAGAGGTAA
- the bshC gene encoding bacillithiol biosynthesis cysteine-adding enzyme BshC, whose translation MEVTTMKSTKVEYAATGAFSQTISDYLCCSPQLQPFYNHFPTLQAFEAQLKEKTFSDAQRQTLHQALQQQYTSLAGVNPAVQQNIDLLLQPNTFTVTTGHQLNIFTGPLYFVYKIITAINTCRQLQQQYPGYNFVPVYWMATEDHDFAEINHFSLFGKTYTWHTDQKGAVGRFKLNDMEPLLAELPEAYPVFEEAYRNSQNLADATRAITHALFGEYGLVSIDGDHPELKKALTPVVEKELTEQLSHKLVGEASAALEERGYKPQVYSREINLFYLADSLRERIVLEDGKYKVLNTDLIYTLEEIRQEAQQHPERFSPNVILRPLYEELVLPNLAYIGGGAEVAYWFQLKQLFAAWQVAFPLLMLRNSALYITRGNASRMHKLGLQPQELFQDYQELKKHLSQQLHEEEISLETERQSIAAAFKEVEKLAHSIDPTLVKAVAAEEQKAHNALQLLEKKLSKARDSKHEQTFKQLENLKDKLFPNGSLQERQDNLLTYQTNNPDFIPALVAAFDPLEFKFTILEEE comes from the coding sequence ATGGAAGTAACCACTATGAAGAGCACCAAAGTAGAGTACGCCGCCACCGGCGCTTTCTCTCAGACCATAAGCGACTACCTTTGTTGTAGCCCGCAGCTACAACCGTTTTATAATCATTTCCCGACCCTGCAGGCGTTCGAAGCCCAGCTGAAGGAGAAAACCTTTAGCGATGCGCAGCGGCAAACGCTGCACCAGGCACTGCAGCAACAGTACACGTCCCTGGCCGGGGTAAACCCTGCCGTGCAGCAAAACATCGACTTGTTGCTGCAGCCCAATACCTTTACCGTTACCACCGGCCACCAGCTCAACATCTTTACCGGCCCGCTATACTTTGTCTATAAGATCATCACGGCCATTAACACCTGCAGGCAGCTGCAACAGCAATACCCTGGTTACAACTTTGTGCCGGTATACTGGATGGCCACCGAAGACCACGACTTTGCCGAGATCAACCACTTCAGCTTGTTTGGCAAAACCTATACCTGGCACACCGACCAGAAAGGCGCCGTAGGCCGGTTTAAGTTAAACGATATGGAACCGCTGCTGGCCGAACTGCCCGAGGCGTACCCTGTTTTTGAGGAAGCCTACCGCAATAGCCAGAACCTGGCCGATGCCACGCGCGCCATTACGCATGCGCTATTCGGCGAATATGGGCTGGTAAGTATAGACGGCGACCACCCGGAACTGAAAAAAGCCCTCACGCCGGTAGTGGAGAAAGAACTGACCGAACAGCTATCGCATAAGCTGGTAGGCGAGGCAAGCGCGGCGCTGGAGGAGCGCGGGTACAAGCCCCAGGTATACTCCCGCGAGATTAACCTGTTTTACCTTGCTGACAGCCTGCGCGAGCGCATTGTGCTGGAAGACGGCAAGTATAAAGTACTGAACACCGACCTGATTTATACCTTAGAGGAGATACGGCAGGAGGCGCAGCAGCATCCGGAACGCTTTAGCCCCAATGTGATCCTTCGGCCGCTCTACGAAGAGCTTGTGCTTCCCAACCTGGCCTATATTGGTGGCGGAGCCGAGGTAGCCTACTGGTTCCAGCTGAAGCAGCTTTTTGCTGCCTGGCAGGTGGCTTTTCCGCTGCTGATGCTGCGCAACTCGGCGCTGTATATTACGCGCGGCAATGCCAGCCGCATGCACAAGCTGGGGCTGCAGCCGCAGGAGCTGTTCCAGGATTACCAGGAACTCAAAAAGCACTTGTCTCAGCAGCTGCATGAGGAGGAAATAAGCCTGGAAACGGAGCGCCAAAGTATAGCGGCCGCCTTTAAAGAAGTAGAGAAGCTGGCCCATAGCATAGACCCCACGCTGGTAAAAGCCGTGGCGGCCGAAGAGCAGAAAGCGCACAATGCCCTGCAGCTGCTGGAGAAAAAACTGTCCAAAGCCCGCGACAGCAAGCACGAGCAGACCTTTAAACAACTGGAGAACCTCAAGGACAAGCTCTTCCCGAACGGCAGCCTGCAGGAGCGCCAAGATAACCTGCTCACCTACCAGACAAATAACCCGGATTTTATACCTGCTTTAGTCGCCGCTTTCGATCCGCTGGAATTTAAGTTTACCATACTGGAGGAAGAATAA
- a CDS encoding PH domain-containing protein produces the protein MGLLSGMMGHATEVSIEKITNEFQPILIADEQIERAYKLIRDMLVFTNKRLILVNKQGLTASKTDYQSIPYGSIKMFSRESAGITDLDAELKIWLTGESEPTIRQDFKKGDNINEAYRVLSKYVLK, from the coding sequence ATGGGATTATTAAGTGGCATGATGGGACACGCTACGGAAGTGTCTATCGAAAAGATCACAAATGAATTTCAGCCGATCCTGATCGCCGACGAGCAGATTGAGCGGGCCTATAAACTGATCCGCGACATGCTGGTGTTCACCAACAAACGCCTTATCCTGGTGAACAAACAAGGCCTGACGGCTTCCAAAACAGATTACCAGAGCATTCCCTATGGCAGCATTAAGATGTTCTCCAGAGAGAGCGCCGGCATTACGGACCTGGATGCCGAGCTCAAGATCTGGCTCACCGGCGAATCAGAGCCCACCATCCGGCAGGATTTTAAAAAGGGCGATAATATAAACGAAGCATACCGGGTACTGAGCAAGTATGTATTGAAGTAG
- the rimO gene encoding 30S ribosomal protein S12 methylthiotransferase RimO, with protein MKVRTLKKDKVNVITLGCSKNLVDSEVLMGQLRANEIEVAHESDKDDSNIIIVNTCGFIDNAKQESIDTILRYADAKEAGQIDKLYVTGCLSQRYKDSLEAEIPQVDAYFGTLELPQLMKKLEADYKHELIGERLITTPSHYAYFKIAEGCNRPCSFCAIPLMRGKHVDRSIDDLVKEAKRLASMGTKELVLIAQDLTYYGLQQYGERKLADLLRNLSDVNGIEWIRMQYAYPSQFPMEVFDVMNERDNICKYMDMPLQHISDNMLKTMRRGISKRRTIELVDSIRQRVPDIALRTTLIAGHPGETDKDFQELYDWVEATRFDRLGIFTYSHEENTHSHTLVDDVPEEVKQERADAIMELQQGISVELNEAKVGKTYKVLFDRKESGYFVGRTQYDSPEVDNEVLVPADNTYVRLGDFANVKITDSSDFDLYGEVVV; from the coding sequence GTGAAAGTAAGAACTCTCAAAAAAGATAAAGTTAACGTCATTACGCTGGGTTGCTCCAAAAACCTGGTCGATTCGGAAGTGCTGATGGGGCAGTTGCGGGCCAACGAAATAGAAGTAGCCCACGAGTCTGACAAAGACGATTCTAATATCATTATTGTAAATACCTGCGGCTTTATCGACAATGCCAAGCAGGAATCCATCGATACCATTCTGCGCTACGCTGATGCCAAAGAGGCCGGCCAGATAGACAAGTTGTACGTGACCGGCTGCCTGTCGCAACGCTACAAAGACTCCCTGGAGGCCGAGATTCCGCAGGTAGACGCCTATTTCGGTACTCTGGAGCTGCCGCAGCTCATGAAAAAGCTGGAAGCCGACTACAAGCACGAGCTGATCGGCGAGCGCCTGATCACCACGCCCTCGCACTACGCATACTTTAAAATTGCCGAAGGCTGTAACCGCCCCTGCTCGTTCTGCGCCATCCCGCTGATGCGCGGCAAGCATGTGGACCGCTCGATTGATGATTTGGTGAAGGAAGCAAAGCGCCTGGCAAGTATGGGTACCAAAGAACTGGTACTGATTGCCCAGGATCTGACCTATTACGGCCTGCAGCAGTATGGCGAGCGCAAGCTGGCCGATCTTTTAAGAAACCTCTCGGATGTAAACGGCATTGAGTGGATCCGGATGCAGTATGCCTACCCCTCGCAGTTCCCCATGGAAGTGTTTGATGTGATGAACGAGCGCGACAACATCTGCAAGTATATGGACATGCCGCTGCAGCACATTTCAGATAACATGCTCAAGACCATGCGCCGCGGTATCAGCAAGCGCCGCACTATCGAGCTGGTCGATTCTATTCGTCAGCGTGTGCCGGACATTGCCCTGAGAACCACGTTAATTGCCGGCCACCCCGGAGAAACCGATAAGGATTTTCAGGAGCTGTACGACTGGGTGGAAGCCACCCGCTTCGACCGTTTGGGTATCTTCACCTACTCGCACGAGGAAAATACGCATTCCCATACGTTGGTAGATGATGTGCCCGAAGAAGTGAAGCAGGAGCGTGCCGATGCGATCATGGAACTGCAGCAGGGCATTTCGGTGGAGCTGAACGAGGCCAAAGTAGGCAAGACCTATAAAGTGCTCTTCGACCGCAAAGAAAGCGGCTATTTTGTAGGCCGTACGCAATACGACTCGCCCGAAGTAGACAACGAAGTGCTGGTGCCGGCCGACAATACCTATGTGCGCTTAGGCGACTTTGCCAACGTTAAAATCACGGACTCCTCCGACTTTGATCTGTATGGCGAAGTGGTAGTATAA
- a CDS encoding carboxypeptidase regulatory-like domain-containing protein: MEKLLLLPLALLLSNCSGPKATGQQTTHKETDSLTTQAPVNAGAAQAASQKQAPIEQGIKGQVLWVAGNQMPSPDAPQSSGRRGIQRTVYIYELTNASQTTTTAGVFHTNIQTRLVTQVATDANGNFAVSLKPGKYSLFTKEEEKGLFANQFDGEMNIFPVEVQRGQVTSVEFLINYNASY, encoded by the coding sequence ATGGAGAAGCTCCTGTTGTTGCCCCTGGCGTTGCTGCTCTCCAATTGCAGTGGCCCGAAGGCTACCGGGCAGCAAACCACTCACAAGGAAACAGATTCATTAACCACGCAGGCGCCGGTAAATGCAGGCGCTGCGCAGGCTGCTTCCCAGAAGCAGGCTCCTATTGAGCAAGGTATAAAAGGGCAGGTGCTGTGGGTAGCAGGCAACCAGATGCCCTCGCCCGATGCGCCGCAAAGCAGCGGCCGCCGTGGCATTCAGCGCACCGTATACATCTACGAGCTCACCAACGCCAGCCAGACCACAACCACAGCAGGCGTTTTCCATACCAACATCCAAACCAGATTAGTAACGCAGGTAGCGACAGATGCGAACGGCAATTTTGCGGTTAGCCTGAAGCCCGGCAAGTATAGCCTCTTCACCAAAGAAGAGGAAAAGGGATTATTTGCAAACCAGTTCGACGGAGAAATGAACATCTTTCCGGTGGAGGTGCAGCGCGGTCAGGTGACCAGCGTGGAGTTCCTGATCAACTACAACGCCAGTTATTAA
- the ftsY gene encoding signal recognition particle-docking protein FtsY — MGIFDFFSKEKKKESLDKGLEKSKSSFFGQLSKAVVGKSTVDVDVLDELEEILVHADVGVGTTVKIIDRIEKRVARDKYVGTDELDTILREEIAALLEENNSGDGANFDLPKDIKPYVIMVVGVNGVGKTTTIGKLAAQFHKAGKSVVLGAADTFRAAAVDQLIIWGERVGVPVISHGMNTDPASVAYDAVKKGVDMNADVVIIDTAGRLHNKVGLMNELSKIKRVMQKITPDTPHEVLLVLDGSTGQNALLQAREFTKATDVTALAITKLDGTAKGGVVIGISDEFKIPVKYIGVGEKIEDLQLFDKHEFVDSFFSRK; from the coding sequence ATGGGAATTTTTGACTTTTTCAGCAAAGAGAAAAAAAAAGAATCGCTGGATAAAGGCCTCGAGAAAAGCAAGTCCAGCTTTTTTGGGCAGCTGAGTAAAGCCGTAGTCGGTAAATCCACGGTAGACGTGGATGTACTGGATGAACTGGAGGAAATTCTGGTGCATGCCGATGTGGGGGTAGGAACAACGGTAAAGATCATCGACCGCATTGAAAAACGCGTGGCCCGCGATAAATATGTGGGCACCGATGAACTGGATACGATTCTGCGCGAGGAAATTGCAGCTTTGCTGGAAGAAAACAACTCCGGCGATGGTGCCAACTTCGATCTTCCCAAAGATATCAAGCCGTATGTGATCATGGTAGTAGGCGTAAATGGCGTGGGCAAAACCACCACCATTGGCAAGCTAGCTGCCCAGTTCCACAAAGCCGGTAAATCAGTGGTGCTTGGGGCTGCCGATACGTTCCGGGCCGCGGCCGTAGATCAGCTCATTATCTGGGGCGAGCGTGTGGGCGTGCCTGTTATCTCGCATGGCATGAACACCGACCCGGCTTCTGTAGCCTACGATGCCGTGAAAAAAGGCGTGGACATGAACGCCGATGTGGTGATCATCGACACGGCCGGCCGCCTGCACAACAAGGTGGGCCTGATGAACGAGCTCTCCAAAATAAAGCGCGTGATGCAGAAGATAACCCCTGACACGCCCCACGAAGTGCTGCTGGTGCTGGACGGAAGCACCGGCCAGAATGCCCTACTGCAAGCCCGCGAATTTACCAAAGCCACCGATGTAACAGCCCTTGCGATTACCAAGCTGGATGGTACAGCCAAAGGCGGTGTGGTGATCGGTATCTCCGACGAATTTAAAATTCCGGTTAAGTATATCGGAGTTGGCGAGAAAATTGAGGACCTGCAACTGTTCGACAAGCACGAATTTGTAGATTCTTTCTTTTCACGAAAATAA
- a CDS encoding DUF4295 domain-containing protein: MAKKVVATLKTATGKDWAKVIKAVKSPKTGAYSFKEEMVPVDKIQEVLSK, translated from the coding sequence ATGGCTAAGAAGGTAGTTGCAACCCTAAAAACCGCCACAGGTAAAGACTGGGCAAAAGTGATTAAAGCAGTAAAGTCGCCAAAGACTGGTGCTTATAGCTTTAAAGAAGAAATGGTGCCTGTTGATAAAATTCAGGAGGTTCTTTCCAAGTAA
- the rpmG gene encoding 50S ribosomal protein L33 encodes MAKKAKGNRIQVIMECTEHKASGLPGTSRYITTKNRKNTPERLELKKFNPIMRKVTVHKEIK; translated from the coding sequence ATGGCTAAAAAAGCAAAAGGTAATAGAATCCAGGTTATTATGGAGTGCACAGAGCACAAAGCTTCTGGCCTGCCTGGAACTTCAAGGTACATCACTACCAAAAACAGAAAGAACACGCCCGAGCGTTTGGAGCTGAAGAAGTTCAACCCGATCATGAGAAAAGTAACTGTACATAAAGAAATTAAATAA
- the rpmB gene encoding 50S ribosomal protein L28, translated as MARVCDLTGKRPQVGNNVSHANNKTKRKFYPNLQKKRFYIPEEDAWITLKVSTSALRTINKNGISAVLKKAVEQGFIMY; from the coding sequence ATGGCACGAGTTTGCGACTTAACCGGAAAAAGACCACAAGTAGGAAATAACGTATCTCACGCGAACAATAAAACGAAGCGTAAGTTCTATCCAAACCTGCAGAAGAAGCGTTTCTACATCCCTGAAGAGGATGCGTGGATCACACTTAAAGTTTCTACTTCAGCCCTGAGAACAATCAACAAGAATGGCATCTCGGCTGTTTTGAAAAAAGCAGTAGAGCAAGGCTTTATCATGTACTAG
- a CDS encoding DUF5522 domain-containing protein has protein sequence MSKALKEGEDYYLNAQGLLVFTAGYLLKRGYCCQNGCRHCPYGFRKEVPPEKEKS, from the coding sequence TTGAGCAAGGCGTTAAAAGAAGGCGAAGACTATTACCTGAATGCGCAGGGGCTGCTGGTATTTACGGCCGGTTACCTGCTCAAGCGGGGGTATTGCTGCCAGAACGGCTGCCGCCATTGCCCTTATGGTTTTAGGAAGGAAGTGCCGCCGGAAAAGGAAAAATCCTGA
- the rocD gene encoding ornithine--oxo-acid transaminase, translating into MNTLSITSSQQEIELEHQYGAHNYHPLPVVLTRGEGVHLWDVEGKHYYDFLSAYSAVNQGHCHPRIIDALVAQAQQLTLTSRAFYNDKLGAAEKYICEYFGYDKSLYMNSGAEAVETAIKLARKWGYLKKGIAPNKAEIIVVEHNFHGRTTGIISFSTDPDSTKGFGPYMPGYKVIPYNDVNALEDALKENPNVCGFLVEPIQGEAGVMVPDDGYLAKAHALCKEYDVLLLADEIQTGIGRTGKLLASYYDDVKADILILGKALSGGALPVSCVLASDEIMLCIKPGEHGSTFGGNPLAAAVAIAALEVIKDEHLTENAMKLGEIFRERMGILKTKRPELVTLVRGRGLLNAVVINPTPDGRTAWDVCVALMEKGLLAKPTHGDIIRFAPPLVITEEQLHECCDIIEEVILNF; encoded by the coding sequence ATGAACACGCTATCGATTACCTCGAGCCAGCAAGAAATTGAACTGGAACACCAGTATGGCGCCCACAATTACCACCCGCTTCCGGTTGTGCTTACCCGGGGCGAGGGCGTGCACCTGTGGGACGTAGAAGGCAAACATTATTATGATTTCCTTTCGGCTTACAGCGCCGTGAACCAGGGCCACTGCCACCCGCGCATCATCGACGCCCTGGTAGCGCAGGCCCAGCAGCTCACGCTTACCTCGCGCGCTTTTTACAACGACAAGCTAGGCGCGGCCGAGAAATACATTTGCGAGTACTTTGGCTACGACAAGTCGCTCTACATGAACTCCGGTGCCGAGGCGGTAGAAACAGCCATCAAGCTGGCCCGCAAATGGGGGTACCTCAAAAAAGGTATCGCTCCTAACAAAGCCGAGATCATCGTGGTGGAACACAACTTTCATGGCCGTACCACCGGCATTATCTCCTTCTCTACCGATCCGGACTCCACCAAAGGGTTTGGCCCTTACATGCCGGGCTACAAAGTGATCCCTTATAACGATGTAAATGCCCTGGAAGACGCCCTGAAAGAGAACCCGAACGTTTGCGGCTTCCTGGTAGAACCGATCCAGGGTGAGGCCGGCGTAATGGTGCCAGACGACGGGTACCTGGCAAAGGCGCACGCGCTCTGCAAGGAGTATGACGTGCTGCTGCTGGCCGATGAGATTCAGACAGGTATTGGCCGGACCGGCAAGCTGCTGGCCAGCTACTACGACGACGTAAAGGCCGACATCCTTATACTTGGCAAGGCGCTTTCAGGCGGGGCACTGCCGGTGTCCTGCGTACTGGCCAGCGACGAGATCATGCTGTGCATCAAACCGGGCGAGCACGGCTCTACCTTCGGGGGCAACCCGCTGGCAGCAGCCGTAGCCATTGCAGCGCTGGAGGTGATCAAAGACGAGCACCTGACAGAAAATGCCATGAAACTGGGAGAGATTTTCCGCGAGCGCATGGGTATCCTGAAAACCAAACGCCCCGAGCTGGTAACCCTGGTGCGCGGCCGTGGTTTACTCAATGCCGTGGTCATTAACCCGACCCCTGATGGCCGAACGGCCTGGGATGTATGCGTGGCGCTGATGGAGAAAGGCCTTTTGGCGAAGCCCACTCACGGCGACATCATCCGCTTTGCGCCTCCGCTGGTGATCACGGAAGAGCAGCTGCACGAGTGCTGCGACATCATTGAAGAAGTGATCCTAAACTTTTAA
- a CDS encoding putative signal transducing protein: MAQSEESKPTEVFAGEFHRASLIRNMLEHHGIPAFVQNQYMGSIAPWQVAAGGLHPVKVIVSGMHRDQAQQLIEDFYNNLPGEE, from the coding sequence ATGGCGCAGTCAGAAGAGAGCAAACCAACCGAAGTATTTGCCGGAGAATTCCACCGGGCATCGCTGATCCGCAACATGCTGGAGCACCACGGCATTCCGGCATTCGTGCAAAACCAGTACATGGGCAGCATCGCGCCCTGGCAGGTAGCAGCCGGTGGCCTTCACCCTGTTAAAGTGATCGTTTCAGGGATGCACCGCGACCAGGCGCAGCAGCTTATCGAAGATTTTTACAACAACCTTCCCGGCGAGGAATAA
- the hemB gene encoding porphobilinogen synthase: MIRRPRRNRQTEVIRNMVQETTLTTHDLIYPLFLIDGQNQRVEVKSMPGINRFSIDTVLDEVAACVDLGVKAFAPFPSIPEAQKDKYATESHNPEGLFPSAIREIKRNFPEVALITDVAMDPYNSDGHDGIVENGEILNDETLEVLAKMALTQAQAGADIVAPSDMMDGRIGHVRQVLDANGFQKVAIMAYTAKYASAFYGPFRDALGSAPKAGDKKTYQMNYANSREALIEAELDTLEGADYLMVKPALAYLDVIKLLRDNSSLPIAAYNISGEYAMVKAAAQNGWIDGDKAMVEVLTSIKRAGADIILTYFAKEYAQLLKR; the protein is encoded by the coding sequence ATGATCAGAAGACCAAGACGCAACCGCCAGACCGAGGTGATTCGCAATATGGTGCAGGAAACAACCCTGACCACCCACGACCTTATTTACCCGCTTTTTTTAATTGACGGCCAGAACCAACGCGTCGAAGTGAAATCGATGCCAGGCATTAACCGCTTTTCGATCGATACGGTGCTGGACGAAGTAGCAGCCTGTGTGGACCTGGGCGTGAAGGCATTTGCTCCCTTCCCAAGTATCCCCGAAGCGCAGAAAGACAAGTATGCCACCGAAAGCCACAACCCCGAGGGCCTGTTCCCGAGTGCGATCCGCGAGATCAAACGCAACTTCCCGGAAGTAGCCCTGATCACGGACGTGGCCATGGACCCCTACAACTCCGACGGCCACGACGGCATTGTGGAGAACGGCGAGATCCTGAACGACGAAACGCTGGAAGTACTGGCCAAAATGGCTTTGACACAGGCACAGGCCGGCGCCGACATTGTGGCGCCTTCGGATATGATGGACGGCCGCATCGGGCACGTACGCCAGGTGCTGGATGCCAACGGCTTCCAGAAAGTAGCCATCATGGCCTACACCGCCAAGTATGCCAGCGCTTTTTACGGCCCGTTCCGCGATGCGCTGGGCTCCGCACCAAAAGCAGGCGACAAGAAAACGTACCAAATGAACTATGCCAACAGCCGCGAAGCCCTGATCGAAGCCGAACTGGATACGCTGGAGGGTGCCGATTACCTGATGGTGAAGCCTGCCCTGGCCTACCTTGACGTGATCAAGCTGCTGCGCGATAACTCGAGCCTGCCTATTGCTGCCTACAACATCAGCGGCGAGTATGCCATGGTAAAAGCGGCCGCCCAGAACGGCTGGATAGATGGCGACAAGGCCATGGTAGAAGTGCTGACAAGTATAAAACGTGCCGGTGCCGACATCATCCTGACCTACTTTGCCAAAGAATACGCACAACTCCTCAAGCGCTAA